In Kitasatospora sp. NA04385, a single genomic region encodes these proteins:
- a CDS encoding MBL fold metallo-hydrolase yields MSGPLPGDPADTVGGVATPRAQCVLAPNPSPMTLDGTNTWLLSEPGSDLAAVVDPGPLDEAHLRRIVDTAERQGKRIALTLLTHGHADHAEGAARFAELTGTPVRALDPALRLGDEGLRGGQRLDVGGLDLRVVGTPGHTSDSLTFHLPADGAILTGDTVLGRGTTMVAHPDGRLGDYLDSLRRLHAMASEHGVRTVLPGHGPVLADALGAVDYYLAHRAARLAQVETAVEAGCRTAAEVVARVYADVDPALWPAAELSVRAQLTYLEDRGLV; encoded by the coding sequence GTGAGCGGCCCGCTCCCGGGCGACCCCGCCGACACCGTCGGCGGGGTCGCCACCCCGCGCGCCCAGTGCGTGCTCGCCCCCAACCCGTCCCCGATGACGCTGGACGGCACCAACACCTGGCTGCTCTCCGAACCCGGCTCCGACCTCGCCGCCGTCGTCGACCCCGGCCCGCTCGACGAGGCCCACCTGCGCCGGATCGTCGACACCGCCGAACGGCAGGGCAAGCGGATCGCGCTCACCCTGCTCACCCACGGCCACGCCGACCACGCCGAGGGCGCCGCCCGGTTCGCCGAGCTCACCGGCACCCCCGTCCGCGCCCTCGACCCGGCGCTGCGGCTCGGCGACGAGGGCCTGCGCGGCGGGCAGCGCCTCGACGTCGGCGGCCTCGACCTGCGGGTCGTCGGCACCCCCGGGCACACCTCCGACTCGCTGACCTTCCACCTGCCCGCGGACGGCGCGATCCTCACCGGCGACACCGTCCTGGGCCGCGGCACCACGATGGTCGCCCACCCCGACGGGCGGCTGGGCGACTACCTCGACTCGCTGCGCCGCCTGCACGCGATGGCCTCCGAGCACGGCGTGCGCACCGTCCTGCCCGGCCACGGCCCGGTCCTGGCGGACGCGCTCGGCGCCGTCGACTACTACCTGGCGCACCGGGCGGCCCGGCTCGCCCAGGTCGAGACGGCGGTCGAGGCCGGGTGCCGCACCGCCGCCGAGGTGGTCGCCCGGGTGTACGCGGACGTCGACCCGGCGCTGTGGCCCGCGGCGGAACTCTCGGTCCGGGCCCAGCTCACCTACCTGGAGGACCGGGGCCTGGTCTAG